The following are from one region of the bacterium genome:
- a CDS encoding Hsp20/alpha crystallin family protein — protein sequence MTTTNLMPLGLSNIMDSFFAPAACRADEGRELRRVPRAEVLEGDKDYIIRMDMPGVNRENLEIEIEDDTLRVRAHREREVPEGYSALRNEWSGGKISFNRAFTLGRGIASDGVKATLEQGTLTLVLPKSEQAMPRRIEVK from the coding sequence ATGACGACCACCAACCTGATGCCCCTGGGCCTGAGCAACATCATGGATTCGTTCTTCGCGCCCGCTGCCTGCCGCGCCGACGAAGGCCGGGAACTGCGGCGTGTCCCGCGCGCCGAGGTGCTCGAGGGCGACAAGGACTATATAATCCGCATGGACATGCCGGGGGTCAACCGCGAGAACCTGGAGATCGAGATCGAGGACGACACCCTGCGCGTGCGTGCGCATCGCGAGCGCGAGGTGCCCGAGGGCTATAGCGCCCTGCGCAACGAATGGTCCGGCGGCAAGATCAGCTTCAACCGCGCCTTCACGCTCGGCCGCGGGATCGCGTCCGACGGCGTCAAGGCCACCCTGGAGCAGGGCACGCTGACCCTAGTCCTTCCCAAGTCCGAGCAGGCCATGCCCCGCCGGATCGAGGTGAAGTGA